The sequence ACCGATCAGGGGCAGTTCGAGCCCTAACGTCCGATCAACTCCGACAGCCGATCGCGCAGTCGCTCGTCGGGACCGAGGCGGAGGTAGTACGCGTCGCCGCCGTCCTCGTAGTAGTTCTCGATGTGCCGCTTGATCTCGAAGCCGACCGATTTGTAGAATTCGAGGGCCTGTTCGTTGGTCGTCCGGGCGTGGCAGGTGACCGTGCGGTGATCTTCGGCGACTTCGGCGACGAGGCGGCGGCCAAACCCCTCGCCGCGACGCTCGGGAGCGACGGCGAGAAAGAGAATGTAGCCGTCGCGGCGGACCGTCGCGAAGCCGACCAGGTCG comes from Haloplanus sp. XH21 and encodes:
- a CDS encoding GNAT family N-acetyltransferase, which gives rise to MSVTVEKRVDGPGVTEYADEAWNLKERIRRTEGVLKQRKHFFMDAYRRATTHLLYLDDDLVGFATVRRDGYILFLAVAPERRGEGFGRRLVAEVAEDHRTVTCHARTTNEQALEFYKSVGFEIKRHIENYYEDGGDAYYLRLGPDERLRDRLSELIGR